From a single Candidatus Thorarchaeota archaeon genomic region:
- a CDS encoding Mrp/NBP35 family ATP-binding protein, with protein MAKKVVKMPKIEKAKTTDKASTGTRPVFVPPEIKKAMQDVKHKIVVLSGKGGVGKTTVATNLAMSFAKKDLAVGILDVDIYGPNVPKLLGLEGEHPEAGENFIYPVEGPLGSKVMSMGFLLRKSDDAVAWRGPLVAKAVTQFLGDVRWGALDVLVVDLPPGTGDEILSILQSIPDADGVIIVSTPQEVAALDARRAIQLTQKMGVGVLGIVENMAEFVCPKCGETYRIFGEGAAKIAAKEYGIDLLGSLPLDPQVVALSDMGTPFVVAEPDSRVAKAFEEIAEKISKKIGIE; from the coding sequence ATGGCGAAGAAAGTCGTCAAAATGCCAAAAATCGAAAAGGCAAAGACAACAGATAAGGCCTCCACTGGTACAAGGCCAGTATTCGTACCACCAGAGATCAAGAAAGCAATGCAAGATGTCAAGCACAAGATAGTTGTGCTGTCAGGCAAGGGTGGTGTTGGAAAGACAACGGTTGCGACAAATCTTGCAATGTCTTTCGCCAAGAAAGATCTAGCCGTGGGGATCCTTGATGTTGATATCTATGGGCCAAATGTCCCCAAACTCCTCGGACTGGAAGGGGAGCATCCTGAGGCGGGAGAGAATTTCATCTATCCGGTAGAAGGCCCTCTCGGTTCCAAAGTCATGAGCATGGGGTTTCTGCTTCGCAAGTCGGATGATGCTGTTGCATGGCGAGGACCACTTGTTGCAAAGGCAGTCACTCAGTTTCTCGGAGATGTGCGATGGGGTGCTCTTGATGTCTTAGTCGTAGATCTACCGCCTGGAACTGGTGATGAGATACTAAGCATCCTTCAGTCCATTCCTGATGCTGATGGAGTCATTATTGTGTCTACACCTCAAGAGGTTGCAGCACTTGACGCAAGACGGGCAATTCAACTGACCCAGAAAATGGGAGTTGGAGTATTAGGAATTGTTGAGAACATGGCTGAGTTCGTTTGCCCGAAGTGTGGGGAGACCTACCGTATCTTTGGTGAGGGCGCTGCAAAAATTGCCGCCAAAGAATATGGCATCGATCTTCTCGGTTCACTCCCACTCGACCCACAAGTCGTTGCACTCAGTGACATGGGAACACCCTTTGTTGTGGCCGAACCGGACTCACGAGTCGCAAAAGCATTTGAAGAAATTGCTGAAAAGATCAGCAAGAAAATTGGAATTGAATAA
- a CDS encoding SNF7 family protein, whose product MGFLSGKKKVNTEQSILELKGVINSLSLSIRQYDSQIDEHRRAAKAAIRQNDRALAKTHLQVAADLQMRRAKLHRQVMTLQAAITNITDATTQSEVFRAIRVARQALKEQAAMLRPEAIQTEMDGLADAMDQVSIAGEILSEDLTGASSSLEVEEAADRELASLEAEMLMETEGVLPPVDASLTADTVPATTKSTTETSSSSAEAGSGSDTDAQIDQILAELEQEARAERKKEAEK is encoded by the coding sequence ATGGGCTTTCTAAGCGGCAAGAAAAAAGTGAATACCGAACAAAGTATCCTTGAACTCAAAGGAGTTATCAATTCCCTCTCACTCAGTATACGGCAGTACGATTCTCAAATCGATGAACATCGCCGGGCTGCCAAAGCCGCTATTCGGCAGAATGATCGGGCACTTGCAAAGACCCACCTTCAAGTTGCGGCGGATCTCCAGATGCGGAGAGCAAAGCTTCATCGTCAAGTGATGACATTACAGGCTGCAATTACAAACATCACAGATGCCACGACCCAGTCCGAAGTCTTTCGAGCTATCCGAGTTGCCCGGCAGGCTCTCAAAGAACAAGCCGCTATGTTGCGACCAGAAGCTATCCAGACCGAGATGGATGGTCTTGCCGATGCCATGGATCAGGTTTCTATTGCTGGCGAGATTCTCTCCGAAGATCTCACCGGGGCGTCATCTTCACTTGAGGTGGAGGAGGCTGCTGATCGAGAGCTTGCCAGTCTTGAGGCTGAGATGCTTATGGAGACAGAAGGCGTCCTTCCTCCCGTCGATGCCAGCCTGACAGCCGATACTGTCCCGGCGACGACCAAATCCACAACGGAGACCAGTTCTTCTTCGGCTGAGGCGGGTAGCGGTTCTGATACTGATGCACAGATTGATCAAATCTTGGCCGAACTAGAACAAGAGGCGCGAGCAGAACGTAAAAAAGAGGCTGAGAAGTAA
- a CDS encoding HAD family phosphatase, which translates to MTIRLVVFDADGTLTTHSSIWWRLHQEFGTTKEGREYYDKFFAGEIDYDTWADLDVGLWKGQPVEAVERVVRETDLVTGAKEAVTVLKEAGFETAILSGGLDFLANDIAKRLGIDYVLTNRLDHHNGVLTGSVESHVGWGDKKRAIRQIVDHFGVRLEETAFVGDGRNDISVMSVVGFAIAFMPEDEEVAQAADVVVREHDLRAILPFLISSDPK; encoded by the coding sequence ATGACAATTCGTTTGGTAGTCTTTGATGCAGATGGTACACTGACAACGCATAGTAGCATTTGGTGGCGGCTCCATCAGGAGTTCGGAACAACGAAGGAGGGCCGAGAATATTACGACAAGTTCTTTGCTGGGGAGATCGACTATGATACTTGGGCGGACTTGGATGTGGGGCTTTGGAAGGGACAACCTGTTGAGGCTGTCGAGAGAGTTGTACGAGAGACCGATTTGGTCACTGGAGCAAAGGAAGCAGTGACAGTGCTGAAGGAGGCTGGTTTTGAGACCGCAATTCTCTCAGGTGGACTTGATTTTTTGGCCAATGATATTGCCAAGCGACTTGGTATCGACTATGTTCTTACAAACCGGCTTGATCATCATAATGGTGTTCTGACAGGTAGCGTGGAGAGCCATGTCGGATGGGGCGACAAGAAACGGGCGATTCGTCAAATAGTTGACCACTTTGGAGTGAGGCTTGAGGAGACCGCATTTGTGGGTGACGGCCGTAACGATATCAGTGTCATGTCCGTTGTCGGGTTCGCAATTGCCTTTATGCCAGAGGATGAAGAGGTCGCTCAGGCTGCTGATGTGGTGGTGAGGGAGCATGACCTTCGAGCCATCCTCCCGTTTCTCATATCATCGGACCCCAAATGA
- a CDS encoding threonine synthase, translating to MFSAITNLECPRCGRQYSADMEASICVCGSPLLAQYDLSGVEEAVQLDLFPTKINSMWRYSLLLPVKSPSYVFTLGEGWTPLLTTPHLGAKFGLRTLRIKEETLNPTGSFKDRGLCAAVSKHVELGGNSFALPTAGNAGVSLSAYAARSGTKASIFMPEDTPDVFRQDCSFYGAETILIQGTISDCRTEMMNRKEEWTDLSTTREPYRVEGKKTLGFEIAEQLEWEAPDVIVCPTGGGTAIIGIWKAMKELQTIGLIGERLPRLIAAQSEHCAPIVRAVEKKMTTVEPWNEPRTEALGLRVPHPFAGELIMRAIRETEGGAVAVAETDIAEAQRMAATMEGINLGPEPAVGLAGIRNLIETGEIDPDEEVVLLNTGSNARYLQR from the coding sequence TTGTTCTCTGCAATTACTAATTTGGAGTGCCCAAGATGTGGACGACAATATTCGGCAGATATGGAAGCTAGCATATGCGTGTGTGGATCTCCGTTACTGGCACAATACGATCTTAGTGGTGTTGAAGAGGCTGTACAGTTGGACTTGTTCCCCACGAAGATCAATTCCATGTGGCGTTACTCACTCTTACTTCCTGTCAAGTCACCATCCTATGTCTTTACATTGGGAGAGGGCTGGACACCACTACTGACCACCCCACATTTGGGTGCAAAGTTTGGACTCAGGACACTACGGATCAAAGAAGAGACGTTGAACCCCACAGGGTCTTTCAAAGATCGTGGACTCTGCGCCGCCGTGTCAAAACATGTAGAACTTGGTGGCAACAGTTTTGCGCTGCCTACTGCTGGAAATGCAGGAGTCTCTCTGAGCGCATACGCAGCACGTTCGGGAACAAAAGCATCCATCTTTATGCCTGAAGATACACCGGACGTATTTCGTCAAGACTGTTCATTCTATGGGGCTGAGACCATCTTGATCCAAGGGACCATATCAGACTGCCGTACTGAGATGATGAACAGAAAAGAAGAATGGACAGATCTGTCAACCACACGAGAACCATACCGTGTTGAGGGAAAAAAGACATTGGGTTTTGAGATCGCCGAACAACTAGAATGGGAAGCCCCGGATGTCATTGTCTGCCCTACTGGTGGTGGAACCGCGATCATTGGGATATGGAAAGCAATGAAAGAGCTCCAGACCATTGGTCTCATCGGCGAGAGACTGCCACGCCTTATTGCAGCCCAGAGCGAACACTGTGCACCTATTGTCAGAGCAGTCGAGAAAAAGATGACAACTGTTGAACCTTGGAACGAACCAAGAACTGAGGCACTCGGCCTGAGGGTACCACATCCTTTCGCTGGCGAGTTGATAATGAGGGCCATCAGAGAAACTGAGGGAGGTGCTGTGGCTGTTGCCGAGACTGATATTGCAGAGGCTCAGCGAATGGCTGCGACCATGGAAGGAATCAATCTTGGTCCAGAGCCAGCCGTCGGTCTGGCAGGCATTCGAAACCTCATCGAGACCGGAGAGATCGACCCTGACGAAGAGGTCGTATTACTGAACACAGGATCAAACGCACGATATCTCCAGAGATGA